A window of Ictalurus punctatus breed USDA103 chromosome 21, Coco_2.0, whole genome shotgun sequence genomic DNA:
TCTCATTTTCCACAATGATGTTTTCCccactgtgggttttttttttttttttttagtggttCTGACCCCAGCCTGGCACAACTTCAACAGAGGGCACGTCCCGCTCCTCACTGCCACATCACTAAAGCATTGCGAGACTCTTTATAGCTGATGCTTTCCACAAGGTTTcaatttttcattaaaaccacGACATCTGAGCTCCAGGAAGGATGCAGTAGCGAGCCATCCGTTTGTCTCAGAGCCAAGTGTCATGTGAGGGGGAAATGAATCAGCTGTAAAGGTGCTGCGATCGAATAGCACATAACATGTgatatataaatgtacaaatgtACACACGCCAGTTATCTGAAGCAGTTagataataacattattaaggAAACACCCAGATGACCACGTCACCTGAAATCTGCCATGAGGTTTGTAAAAAcgtctgctttttaaaaaagacaaatccGTCTTCTTTTTCATGAGTTTCATGTCATGACGTTTATGTCTAACAGCGGAAACGGAAACAAGTAACGCAGATTAACGTTCACCTCCAGCAGCTGTTCACTGTCCATACAAACACATGTTTGTACTTGCTTCACTGATAATATTCTGAGAAACATATGTGGACTATGAAGTCACCGTTTAATTGTTAATGTCTTGGGTCTGCAGATTtcctggtgtgtgtgaggtttgaAACCAGAAAATCAAAGCCTTTTGATCTACAGCTGAGGATAGTTCCCATACACTCCCAATTAATGACCACAGAACCTAAAACTCTAGGGGTTTAAATGGTTCAGTGTCCACAAACGCCagtgttttagtcagtactCCAGTTTAGTGACTCTAAACACCagtgttttagtcagtactCCAGTTTAGTGACTATAAACACCagtgttttagtcagtactCCAGTTTAGTGACTATAAACACCagtgttttagtcagtactCCAGTTTAGTGACTATAAACGGCagtgttttagtcagtactCCAGTTTAGTGACTATAAACGGCagtgttttagtcagtactCCAGTTTAGTGACTATAAACGGCagtgttttagtcagtactCCAGTTTAGTGACCACAAACGCCagtgttttagtcagtactCCAGTTTAGTGACCACAAATACCagtgttttagtcagtactCCAGTTTAGTGACTATAAACGGCagtgttttagtcagtactCCAGTTTAGTGACTCTAAACACCagtgttttagtcagtactCCAGTTTAGTGACTATAAACACCAGTGTTTTATTCAGTACTCCAGTTTAGTGACTATAAACACCagtgttttagtcagtactCCAGTTTAGTGACTATAAATGGCagtgttttagtcagtactCCAGTTTAGTGACTCTAAACACCagtgttttagtcagtactCCAGTTTAGTGACTATAAACACCagtgttttagtcagtactCCAGTTTAGTGACTATAAACGGCagtgttttagtcagtactCCAGTTTAGTGACTATAAACGGCagtgttttagtcagtactCCAGTTTAGTGACCACAAACGCCagtgttttagtcagtactCCAGTTTAGTGACCACAAATACCagtgttttagtcagtactCCAGTTTAGTGACTATAAACACCAGTGTTTTATTCAGTACTCCAGTTTAGTGACTATAAACACCagtgttttagtcagtactCCAGTTTAGTGACTATAAACGGCagtgttttagtcagtactCCAGTTTAGTGACTCTAAACACCagtgttttagtcagtactCCAGTTTAGTGACTATAAACACCagtgttttagtcagtactCCAGTTTAGTGACTATAAACGGCagtgttttagtcagtactCCAGTTTAGTGACTATAAACGGCagtgttttagtcagtactCCAGTTTAGTGACCACAAACGCCagtgttttagtcagtactCCAGTTTAGTGACCACAAATACCagtgttttagtcagtactCCAGTTTAGTGACTATAAACACCagtgttttagtcagtactCCAGTTTAGTGACTATAAACACCagtgttttagtcagtactCCAGTTTAGTGACTATAAACGGCagtgttttagtcagtactCCAGTTTAGTGACTATAAACGGCagtgttttagtcagtactCCAGTTTAGTGACTATAAACACCagtgttttagtcagtactCCAGTTTAGTGACTATAAACACCagtgttttagtcagtactCCAGTTTAGTGACTCCAAACACCagtgttttagtcagtactCCAGTTTAGTGACCACAAATACCagtgttttagtcagtactCCAGTTTAGTGACTTGAAAGTGTTTGTCAGTACATGAGATGTGTCCTAAAGTATACATTATATGGTTTCTACCACAAGAGGACTGAAGCAAAACATTTGTGTGTCTTTTCTATGGCACTTGTGTCATTAAGCAGAAATAATTTGCAACAAGGACCCACAATATGAGCAATTAGTCTATAATAGATTGTCCTTAATCTAATATGAGAAAGAGTAAATCATTTGAGTATATTGGGTTATCTGCTTGTGCCCAGAGCGATCTTCTGGTCTGATTTGCAATACTATGAGTTTTAATGCAGCTCTAATAGAGAGATTGGCATCACCATGTGCTGAGTAAGCGCTAAGCCTGAGGGTGAAACATATCTAAGTTtagattgttgttgttttaaggtGTGACCTTAAGGAAATACACCAGGGTCCAAAACTCTGAGAGGAGGGCACTAGTGAAAATacatttcttatttaatacaaccattttcattacaaattacatTACTGACAAGAACttcagtgaaaagtagaatttgtgaaatatttttcagagattttattttttataaatctgaaaaaatatatattttttgagtttttttcGTCTCCTATTTGCTtgaatgacagtgtgcactcacGCTGGTATGCACTCCACAGATTTGTGCAAAAGTGTCCTCTGATCACAtgcttcagtagaagagattagacatgtggaaaatctgaccttttgtacaaagcacttaacatggtcaatatcacataTTTGCTTACACTGAAACAGGGACCAAGAAATAGTGTAGCATCTTGCATGTTAAATCTTTAAGAAGTTCACCCTGCCAGCAAAGGAATTTTTTAGTCGAAGGTGAAGGTGTTAATTCATCACTTAGACACTTTAACATTGTACGTGTTGATTTAGTATTGTACGGAACAGCGTAAAGACATAATACTGTGTAATTtcaaggttttttatttatttatttatttattttaaatgatagtaTGCCCGTGCTCAAAACATCGACACAGCGATATCGTTAATGGgatatattttagtttatataaaataaaattggatgGTATCGTTTCAACAAGTATCAGTATTCGTGATCTTCTGTAATGTGATGTGTATAACACAATACGCATGGTATGGCAATATCGTCTGTATCGTGATGCGTACCGTATCGGACAACACCACCGCGAAGCAACAAAAAATCCTTTATAACGCATTTAAAACAGGATTATAACTCGACATGTCCTGGTTTGTGAATGTGAGTGCTTGTTATTGCTTAATACAGTGCAAACAAAACCACAGTTCCTCATCCATGTATAGCTTTCATAATAGTGGGcttctgttgttttgtttgtttgtcttttcatTCGCACCAACTTTATGAGTGATTGTGCAACCGTATAGAGAAATACGACgtagagaagaagaagaagaaaaaagtttttctggaaaaaaatcAAGTTGAATTCTGGAGAGTGAAACTCGGCCCCCTACTGTGTTAACCGCTTCTGTGGATTCCGTGTAGTCCATTTCATCTTCTCCCCAACTGAGAACTCATCCGACTGTACCACTGCGGCGGGGGAGCGGGGGAGCAAAGGGGGTGTTCCAGATGTGCTACCTGTATCTAATTCTAAATAAAGCACGTAAAGaacaacagaaatgattagaATACTCTCCGTACGCGTTAATAAGACACGTCGGTTTTATATATGTACACGTTAAAAGAGATGAGTGTAGCGATATTCTACCGACACCCCTATACTTAACAAATAATGGAACGACCCAAGGCCGGAACCACAGCGCTATTAGTTAATCGCAGTAAAGAATGAAAAGTCGCTCGCGGTGTGGAGGAGCAACAAACGCTGAGAAACACGAAGCCGCGAGGAGTAGTTTGTGAAAGAGATTAAGTCCGGGGGAAATAACACGGCGTTAGGTTTagttaatgaatgaatactcGGTTTGTAAAGTGATGGGCAGATTGACCTCGGTGctgactgtgtgtgagagtggaaTAAACCGGCGTCCTGAGCTGAAACACCGCGCTAGCTACGTCTTCTCCAGGTCAGTCATAAACACTGCTGTACTCCACATTACACTGCTTTCCAAGAGTCTCGAGAGCCGCGCGCGCGTTTCACTTCTGTAACGGTTTTCTCGCCGCGACCGTTAATTCAAAGTTTTCTTTCAAATCGGCAAACTCGCGCGTGCTGAACTTTATTTGCCGAGCGCGTGCGCTCACCGCTGACATTTAATTAACCACAGCGCCTGCTTGCGTCATCTAAACGCGTCTATTACCTCCTATTAAAATAAAGGACGTTGTCGGCTTTAAACAGGAACGCGCCGTAcctcttgttttgttttcttactACTTGCATGTCTCAACctgtacattgtgtgtgtgtgtgtgtgtgtgcgcgcgcgtgtgtgtgcaatCATAATGTCTTAACTCGCAGGAAGTGGTGAAACAGGAGTGTATAAGGGGGAAATACTGTTTGTGAGTCTCTCAACCGGATAAGGTGTgtgatcagatcagatcagatgaGATCAGATCAGGATCTGTTAAGTTAGTAGAAGACAAACTGCACTGCACTGTTTTTCTTGCAGTGACGCACCTGAGGACGTgtaacaggtgtgttagagaaGGAAAAGCAGGCTGAATGGTGAGTAAAGTTCCCTCGTCCGTCTCCATGCTCTTCAGGGTGGCCGTGGATCCGGTGAACGCTGGACGCGAGGCAGGCATACGCCTGGGATAACTTGACGAGCCATCACAGCAGGGCatcgtgcacacacacgttcGCACCCCCAGGGCGGTTTAACGTCGCTGGTCGTAGTACGCTGGAGGAAACCCGCACAGACACGTGGAGGACGTGTGAAACTTGTAACGTGAGCTCGGATCGAACCGGAGACATGAAACACCTAACAAAAACACGATCTGTTCTTTTTGACCCCGTGTGAGTTTCGGACTAAAGTGATATTtcttttaaccaaaaaaagtcGTGGTGTTACACCCAAGTCACACGCTGTGTCACGTCTCCAGCTCTCAACCAGACAcgttttaggggaaaaaaaataataaaaaaaaaaagttgcgcAAGTTTTCAATCTTCTGTTTAAACGTAAATATCAGATCATGTCATatacaagtactgattactctgcATGTGAAAAAACATCTAAGctctaaatcaccccaaaccatgtggcagaATGTGTTATGGTCCggtgagaccaattccaaaaggtataataatccAATAATTCTAAAAGgtttgtttggtgcaaaaaaaaaaaacccacaccacCAAAAGAACCCTGTCCAcacggtgaagcacggtggtggcagcattaCGCTTTagagctgcttttcttcaggcagaactggggctttgatcagggtggagggaatcatgactGCCTACAAACACCAGTCGATTTTAGTGCAGTTTAGTTTAAAAGTTCACTTTGAAGCtgggaaaagttctgacatgatttatcttggtttaattgttttaacttcacaaaaacctgccatgttaacaggggtgtgtagactttttatagccATTGTAAATACGGTCAGATgctttggtttattttatttttgtcgtCTGGAGAGCATTCTTCAGAAGTTAGTCTAGGCTGCAAATCcagcgctcacacacacacacggggctAAAAAGGGTTCTCTCTACACCACCCCGTGTGTCATCTGATTCCGTTAAAACCCCCTCCGATGCCCCTGCACTCCTAATACATCCAGACAAGAGGAATTTCTGGTCTGTAGCTACGCAGTACACCTGTGAGGacatgctgtttgtgtgtgtgtgtgtgtgttcaattaGTCTGTGAAGTCTACAAGAATGCAGACAGCAGCCGTTTCCAGAATCAGGACaaacacaaactgctgaaaaagtcaCGAGAAGTTTAAACCAATATACAGAACCCTTACCCAGAAATACTTCATACTCATCAGCCTCAACACAAAAGTCTTTTAATGTAGTAATGggattgtgtgagtgtgcgagtgtgcgtATTAAGTATCGGGTTATGTTAAAAATCTGATTATCTGTACCCAGAGTCAGGCCTGTAAAAGTTTTACTGTCCTGTTATATAATTTAACCAGATTGTAACTGAAGTGAAAAACATAACTCCGTTTTATTTCAGCTCGATTGCAGGATTTATAAACCGCTGGGTAAACCAGGCCAGAGTGAGCAAAACTGTAAAACCAGCACTTTTATCGTGACCGAAGCGCACGTTTGTGGTTCCGCGGACGGCTGGGAAACCGATTTCTCTGAGCATACgtattaaatgtgttaaacatgCGTGGCTACAAATAGATGCCATATCACAGGTTTTAGAGGTCTTAAAGCTGATCTacattgctctgtgtgtgtttgtgtgtttacaggGCGTAGAGGTGGCCGTGTGATTAACCGGGAGCaatgtcgctctctctcttcccgCGTTTGTTCTGTCTGTCGGCTCTGTCCACCTTCCTTTGTGCTCAGGAGTTCAAAACCACAAGATGGCCGCTCTACTCGCAGAAGCCTCTCCTGCTGGTGTGGAACGCCCCGACGGTGGACTGTACCCCGCGGCACCGCGTAAACTTCCCCTTCGAGCTCTTCCAGATTGTGGCGTACCCCACGGAGGGCTTTGTGCGCCAAAACCTCACCATCTTCTACAAAGAGCGCCTGGGGCTGTACCCGTATTTTGAAGCTAACGGCACCTCTGTGAACGGCGGCCTGCCCCAGCTCGCCAGCCTCGCACAGCATTTAGAGAAAATTCCCAAAGGCGTCGAGAAGTACATCGGCAAAAATACGTTGGCTAAAGGGCTGGCCGTGTTCGACTGGGAGGAATGGAGGCCGCTTTGGATCCGCAACTGGAACGCCAAAGATATTTACCGTGAAAAATCCAGGAAGCTCGTATCGGAAAAGAATCCCGGCTGGTCGGCTGAGCAGGTGAACAGAGTGGCTCAGCAGGACTTCGAGCTCTCTGCGCGGAAGTTCATGCTGGAGACGCTGCGCACGGCGAAGAGTCTCCGCCCCCAGCAGCTGTGGGGTTTTTACCTGTTCCCCGACTGTTATAATCACAACTACCTCAGCAACAGCGGCCTGAAGAACTACACGGGTCACTGCCCGGAAGTGGAGATGCAACGCAACGACCAGCTGCAGTGGCTGTGGACGGAGAGCACAGCGCTCTTTCCCTCCGTGTACTTGAGCCGCACGCTGAAGGACCAAGCCATCGGCCGGCAGTTCGTCAGGAACCGCGTCAGAGAGGGCATGAGGCTGGCATCGACCGGGAACGGCACCATACGGCCCGTGTTCGTCTACACGCGACCCACCTACACTAACGAGCTCATGCTGCTGactgaggtgagacagattgaatTATGTAAAAGTCGACTGTCGTATTGTAGAATGAATGTAAACACAGTAATTTAATACGATAAGATTTACAGCTGTGTCACTAAAGCCACGCCTCTTTTCCTGGTACTGACTGGCACAAAAGCCATGCCCCTTCCCTGGTACTGACTGTTACTAACGCCACGCCCCTTCCCTGGTACTGACTGGCACAAAAGCCACGCCCCCTTCCCTGGTACTGACTGGCACAAAAGCCACGCCCCCTTCCCTGGTACTGACTGTTACTAACACCACGCCCCTTCCCTGGTACTGACTGTTACTAACGCCACGCCCCTTCCCTGGTACTGACTGGCAcaaaagccacgcctccttccctgGTACTGACTGGCACAAAAGCCACGCCCCCTTCCCTGATAATGACTGGCACATCAGACAGTGTGTCAAGAGAAAGACGACTGGATGGAcggatagatggacagacagagggatGAGTTTACAGATGAAGAGACGGATGggtgtgttttctctttaaaagcGGGAAAGCAGAGAGAAGTtggagtgtttttctctctgtgtgtgtgtgtgtgagagagagagagagagagggagagatccCAGTCTCCCCAGGAAGGAAATCTCTGCTCTCCACAGAGGAAAGAATGCAGGCTTCACTTTGAAGAGTCCTCGTCGTGACGCAGACGATCCTCTGAAGTCGGTTGTTGGTTCGGTCAGAGGAAAAATAAACGCAAGGAGAGTGTTTATATCAGCTGGGTGGCATTTCTGTACGTTCCTGCGCTCTCTCACGCTTCCCTGCTGTGTGTGAGAGCAAACCGGCGAGGCGGACGGGGCTTCCTGGAGTACTCGCACTTAGAAAGGGTTTTTCCTGGCAGAGACGAGGCTCTCGATCAGAAACAAGAGCCACGAGGCATTTCAACTTGACtggttataaatatatatcccccacccacacacacacactttctttcctGCAGACCGAAGCTCATCTGAAGCTCCTGAAGTTCCCCTTagttgccctgtgtgtgtgtgtgtgtgtgtgtgtgtgtgtgtgtgtgtgtgtgtgtgtgagagagagagagagagagaagctagTGCAGCAGCAGTCCTCTAACTCTTCACAGCAGACTTCACTCTGATGGAAAATATGCAGAGAAACATCCCTGCTGTCTCAGCTCATTTTTctctgagtttgtgtgtgtgtgtgtgtgtgtgtgtgtgtgtgtgtgtgtgcgcgcacacataACTCTCTCACACGTGAGAGTGTGTCTTAATGTTCCCTGTAGCATATCAGTGTTaacactttttctctctctctttctgtgtgtgtgtgtgtgtgtgtctgtgtgtgtgtgtctgtgtgtgtagatggatcTGATCTCCACTATAGGTGAAAGTGTTTCTCTGGGAGCTGCCGGTGTGATCCTGTGGGGCGACGCCTCCTACGCCAGCAGTAATGTAAGACTCCAGCCCTCTCCGTCGCCGCCTGCATTCTCACAACGCAGCACCACACCCGGGCAGATAACGACACCCCGGAGGCCGAGCGCATAAACTCTTGTAGCTTCCTGTTCTTTCCTGTGTACGGCGTGACATAGCGTTAAAGCACCAGTTTGCCCGAAATCCGAATGTCCGCCACGCCCACTTTATACCCGGTTTATTCAGGCCGCCTGTAGGTGGCGGTGGTTTGATCTGATGTATATAGGATGGAACAGTAAATACGTAAACGTGACGCTATTCGTTAATAGTTACGAGATTTGTGTTAGCGTGATATCTTAATTAAGAACGAGTTTAaagtttgtaggatttatatggaatcgTCATCGTCGTCTTAATCACCAGCAGATAAACTGATTAGATCCAAACAGGGTcgaggtcacagcaaggtcaaacgAATGAgttttccttcctgtttgaagtgtATTTTAAAGGGTATTTGAGGCACACACATTAACAAGAAGAACTAGAATCGCTGCCGGCAGCGAAGGTGCTGTAGAGGCGTCTCCTT
This region includes:
- the hyal2b gene encoding hyaluronidase-2 codes for the protein MSLSLFPRLFCLSALSTFLCAQEFKTTRWPLYSQKPLLLVWNAPTVDCTPRHRVNFPFELFQIVAYPTEGFVRQNLTIFYKERLGLYPYFEANGTSVNGGLPQLASLAQHLEKIPKGVEKYIGKNTLAKGLAVFDWEEWRPLWIRNWNAKDIYREKSRKLVSEKNPGWSAEQVNRVAQQDFELSARKFMLETLRTAKSLRPQQLWGFYLFPDCYNHNYLSNSGLKNYTGHCPEVEMQRNDQLQWLWTESTALFPSVYLSRTLKDQAIGRQFVRNRVREGMRLASTGNGTIRPVFVYTRPTYTNELMLLTEMDLISTIGESVSLGAAGVILWGDASYASSNASCFSLSEYLRSGALGRYLLNVSSAAEQCSAQLCGWHGRCLRRLPDTDTYLHLSTRTHTLELRGGRLAVRGKMDQDELARLKKDFRCQCYTGYTGTMCSQRASGNRAGLSLQGALVLMLTLTVLQ